A region of Amyelois transitella isolate CPQ chromosome 19, ilAmyTran1.1, whole genome shotgun sequence DNA encodes the following proteins:
- the LOC106137278 gene encoding uncharacterized oxidoreductase YjmC codes for MGKVATSEAIRFMTDCLKAVGAAAKAAEQQADLLIQADKMGHPSHGLNRLEMYINDIVSGACLPNNEPKILKENASTAWVDANNVLGATASHFAMDIAIKKAKNTGVGWVTVKGSNHNGMAGYWAKKAADKGLIGMAFTNTSPLLAPTRSKQSALGTNPLSVVAPASQGESFYLDMATTAVAVGKIEMQLRKGEPIPSGWAQDPDGKETTDAKLAFDTRCLMPLGGGEKTSGYKGFGLAAMVELFCGISSGANYGHHVRSWSHSGSGGHANLGHCFVAVDPESFAPGFGDRLAESIQHWRQLEPTDPNLPVLAPGDKEKNNEKETAARGTVSYVKQQIESSAALAKKLNVKPMEVLG; via the exons ATGGGTAAAGTGGCAACATCGGAAGCAATCAGATTCATGACTGACTGTCTGAAGGCAGTTGGAGCTGCGGCGAAGGCAGCTGAACAGCAAGCAGACCTGCTGATACAGGCTGATAAGATGGGACACCCTAGTCATGGTCTTAATAGATtag AAATGTACATCAACGACATCGTCAGTGGTGCTTGCCTGCCTAATAATGAGCCGAAGATCCTGAAGGAGAACGCGTCCACAGCCTGGGTTGACGCCAACAATGTCCTTGGCGCCACTGCCAGCCATTTCGCCATGGACATTGCCATtaaaaaagcgaaaaacactgGGGTAGGATGGGTTACTGTCAAAG GGTCAAACCACAACGGGATGGCCGGCTACTGGGCCAAGAAGGCAGCGGACAAAGGCCTCATCGGCATGGCATTTACCAACACCTCACCGTTATTGGCTCCAACTAGAAGTAAACAG TCAGCCCTGGGCACCAACCCGCTGTCAGTGGTAGCACCAGCTTCGCAAGGAGAATCCTTCTACCTGGACATGGCCACTACTGCCGTCGCCGTCGGAAAG ATAGAAATGCAGCTAAGAAAAGGAGAGCCCATACCCAGTGGCTGGGCGCAGGATCCTGACGGCAAGGAAACCACAGATGCAAAACTG GCATTTGACACAAGGTGCTTGATGCCTCTGGGCGGGGGCGAAAAGACGTCAGGGTACAAAGGATTTGGGTTGGCAGCCATGGTGGAACTATTCTGTGGAATCTCATCAG GAGCAAACTACGGACATCACGTGCGGTCGTGGTCTCACAGTGGGTCAGGCGGCCATGCCAACCTTGGTCACTGCTTCGTTGCTGTAGACCCAGAGAGCTTCGCCCCTGGCTTCGGTGACAGGCTAGCTGAGAGCATACAGCATTGGAGGCAGTTGGAAccg ACGGATCCTAACCTGCCAGTGCTAGCTCCTGGCGACAAAGAAAAGAATAATGAGAAAGAGACGGCAGCTCGCGGCACAGTCTCATACGTCAAGCAGCAAATAGAGTCCAGTGCAGCCCTCGCGAAGAAACTTAATGTAAAGCCTATGGAAGTCTTGGGATAG